The DNA sequence ggagtgcTGGGGTTGGGGATgaggttgggtctgggacacttTGTATCCATCTCTGCTGGGTGAGTTTGTGTCGTGGCAGGGCTGTACCAAGGCCACGGATGCTGCAGTTTGGGGTCATGAACCTGTGCCCGTCCAAACTACACTCCAATGGGCCTTGGCGagcctggggctgaggggagctcAGAGGAGCCTGACCCcactgtcctggctgtccccttgGAGGGCAGGAACATCCCCACCATGTTATGTCCAGGCCTGAGCACGTCACCCAGGTGTGGCTTTGATGGGGTGGCTTAGCCTGGCCTGAGGAGGGGGCTCTCCCgagctgtggggacactggTGTGTGTTCCCCAGCTCCAGAGTACCAGGCACGAGCCAGCCTGTgggggctgtgcctggctggagctgtggcccCGGCTCACGGCCGTGttcctcctgcaggagcagttcctgcaggaacGGATCAAGGTGAACGGCAAAGCGGGAAACCTGGGCGGGGGCGTGGTGACCATCGAGAGGAGCAAGAGCAAGATCACGGTCACATCAGAGGTGCCCTTCTCCAAGAGGTGAGGTGGGGCAGGCCAGTCCCGCTGGGCCCTTGGTCAGGGCTGCAGATGGCCCTTGGCAGGGGATGACTGGTGTGCACTGAGAgcctgtgggcaggaggggctggcagggaagaGATGTCTCAGGGCAGGAGTTGTGCTGGCATTTCTGCTACCTGGCGCTCGCTGAGTGGCTGCTCTTCCCAGATGATATATGAGACAGGAATGTGTTCGATATTCCAGCTGGGAAGGCTGCCGGGCTGGGCAGTGAGGGGGCCTGCAGCCAGAAGGTGCTGAGTGGAGAATTTAGGGGTATCTGCAGACAAGGTCTCTTAGGTTGTTCCCTTCATCTTGTGGGGGCTTTGGTCCTCCTTGGGCCGACGTCGGCAAAGTGTGGTTGTGCCAAGGTGTCCCTGATTGTTGCCCTCGTCCCGTGGTGCTCTGCCCGTTTCTCCCGGCTGCCTGTCCTTGGGCTGGCGTCGGCCAACCGGGGTTGTGCCACGGCTGAGGTGGctcaggagctggctgggaaaagcagagctgtgtgggtgGTAGGCGTGCCCTGCCCTGTGAGCGCCTGCCTTTCTCCCAACGCTGTTGCTCCACGTTGCTGCCCCACCTGGCACATCCCAGCAGTGGGTATCCATCCTCCCTGTGGAGATTCCCTCTGGGGTGGGTACCAGGCACTGGGGTCGCAGCCTTGCTGGGGCAAGAACGATCTCCCAGGATCTGTGTCATGGCACTGTGGTGTGAATCCCCTGGTTGCAATGTTTCCTGGAAGGAGCTTTGCTAGGAAATGGCCAGTGGGGTGTGTTGGTCCTGCTGGAGGTGGGAGCCCATGGGAATAAAGATTTATTAGCCAAAATGCCACCTGGGGGGTGGCAGGGGCCAGAGGGGCACCACTGTCAGCCATGCCTCTCCCACAGGTACCTCAAGTACCTGACCAAGAAGTACCTGAAGAAGAACAACCTGCGGGACTGGCTGCGCGTGGTGGCCAACAGCAAGGAGAGCTACGAGCTGCGCTACTTCCAGATCAAccaggatgaggaggaggaggaagaagaggattGAGCCCCGCCGCCGCTGACGGCCATTTTGTACAGTTTCACTTTTCTGCAATAAACAGCGGCAGAGTTGTTCATAGCCCGCGCTCGGTGGCGGCTGCGTCTCCGGGGGTCGCTTTGGGGGGATTTCGGGTTTTTCGGGGAGCGGCGGAGGGGGGTGTGGCCGGGGGCGTGGCTCGGACATTGGGAGGCGTGGCTAGGGGCGTGTCCCCctcggggggcggggccggctcTCGCCATCTTGGCGCGGAGCGGCCGCACCCGGCTCGGCCCCGGCGCTCGGCCCGGGGCGGGCGCTGCCCCGCCCGGCAtgcggggcccggcggccgcCCGGGAGCTGCTGGACGACGCGGACAACGAGGAGGACGTGTCGGGtaggcggcggcgggcggggggggcACGGGCGGGGCAGTGGCATCGCTCCCATCGGTCCGGCCGTGCCGCGGGCGATCTCCGCTGTCCGCGCTCCCCGGACCGGAGCGGTCTGTGCCGCGTTCTCCTCAGTAGCCGGTTCTTTCCCCGGCCGTGCCTGGAGGCCGGCTGGTTCCCCCGGGCTGGGCTTGGTGCAGCGATGCCCACCCTGTCAGACCTAAACCAGCACAGCATGAATCAgtgaatcatggaatcacaggatggtttggattGGGAGGGATCTTAATCCACCCAGttctaccccctgccatgggcagggacaccttccactagagcagcttgctccaagccccgtccaacctgatcctgaacacttccagggatggagcatccagagcttctctgggcaagccGTACCAGGGCCTCTCAGAAGTCGAGAGAGCAATATGTCCTGACCACTCCAAAGGTTGCTGTGTGAGCTCATAAATCAAAAATAAAGACATAGGCCTAAAGCCCTGTGGAAACTGGCTGGGATGCACTGGGTTTGGCGAGATAATGATGGGGAGGTGTGCATTAGCATCAGTGCCTCTGCCCAGGGCATGAGCTGGTGTGAGCAGCCCAGAGCaacctggcagctgtggcaccCATTTTCCTCATGaccccttcctgccctccacTGACTGTGTTTCTGTGAGCCCTGCCTGGGGATCAGAAAGGTGAGAGCCAAGGGCTCCCCCGGTGTCTGCAGGCCCAggtcagcaggagcagcagcacacggggtgtccccatgtccatctCTGAGAGCTGCCCACACCTCCGCGCTGGGTGTGAGTGGCAGGAGGATCTGGGCATGGGaagagctggtgctgctgggcaaGACCCTTGAGGGACACCAGTGGGGCAAGCTGCCAGTGTGAGGGTCTGCAGGAGAGGCCACAGAGCTCTGTGTCTTGTGgcctgaagctgctgctcaggTGTGCTCCTCTGTCATGGTGAGCATGGTGTCCTGTGCCTGTTCAGTCTGTCCATGTGAGCTGTCCCTTTTGTCCCCAGAAGAAGATGATGGGGTGCTGGAAGGATTGGATGAGTTTTTTGCAGAAGACCAAGTTGTggtacagaaaaagaagaaatccaaGAAGCTGAAAGATGGCAAGGCTGCCAAAAtcaagaggaggaagaaggaggtaACACTGCATTTTCTCACAGTGGGCTGAGGCTCTTCAGCTGtggtgcagaggcagcagctcagagtgCTGCTGGCAAGCACCTCTTGGGTCTCTGTGGATGGAAAGAAGAGTCATTATTGGGGTTTTCCCTCACTGAGCAggtgctctcccagcctggggaggTGACCCTCTTGCCCCTGGTGTATCATTCCCAGCTTGGCTGCTCAGGAGTGGCAATGTCTCCTGCCAGtggcctctggggagcagctggggggaGAAGGGGCCTCCATGGCTCCTGGCAGTGATGCAGGCACCTaccccacaggagcagctcgGCTCTGTGGGTGCACTGGTGTGTGCAGTGGTACTGTCTGGCCCCCTGTGTTGAGGTCCTCCTGCCCATACCACAGCGCAGCATCTGGGGGCAGCAGTAAATCTTGCTGGCATGTGCTGCACCACCACGGCATCTGGGGCTCATGTTCCAAGGAGGGAGATGCAAACCACCATGCTGGGacatggctggggcagggcttcGAGGGTTCTGTGGGTGCTGGTGTTGGCTGCACTCATTCTACCTGGGTGCAAGTGAGGTGGTCCAGGGGCCTCGAGGACTTGGCACATGGAAGGGCTCTCGGGCCTTCTGTAGGAAAACCAAGGTGAGGATTTGTGTCCTCAAGGGTCAGGCCTGAGGCTGCACTGGAGGTGTGCTGCTGGGTCGAGAAGGCTGTCTGGCActgctcccagagcccagctcacTGGTGCTGTGCCACATGGGCTCTGCTTCCTGCTGTCCCatccccaggcagtgctggacatGAGGACAGGAGCAGACATCTTGTGTGCTGGCCCTTTTCCTGCCTAAATGTAGACAGGCTGCTGGGAAGAAAGGGCGAGCAGTGACAGTTCCTCAGCCCCCCACTTTCCtcgctggggctggggagaagctgctcaCCCAGCACAACTGGGCACGTCCCCCCCTTGCCAGGGGAGCTGTAAA is a window from the Vidua macroura isolate BioBank_ID:100142 chromosome 23, ASM2450914v1, whole genome shotgun sequence genome containing:
- the RPL22 gene encoding 60S ribosomal protein L22, producing the protein MAPAQKKPAAKGGKKKKQVLKFTLDCTHPVEDGIMDAANFEQFLQERIKVNGKAGNLGGGVVTIERSKSKITVTSEVPFSKRYLKYLTKKYLKKNNLRDWLRVVANSKESYELRYFQINQDEEEEEEED